Proteins encoded together in one Candidatus Kaiserbacteria bacterium window:
- a CDS encoding LAGLIDADG family homing endonuclease — protein sequence MGRTKPIVSAEYVVGITDGEGCFYVNLSKSPAYKSGWRVQMHFHLKLQETDEEILWKIRNTLNCGNVYFQKEQRKNHTQCYRYTVSAWKDIESTLIPFFKKHQLQTASKRKNFTLFCQIADLVSQGKHLTPKGIEKIRTLKQSMNKRTIGLA from the coding sequence ATGGGAAGGACAAAACCGATAGTTTCAGCAGAATATGTTGTTGGTATCACTGATGGTGAAGGTTGTTTTTATGTAAATCTTAGTAAATCTCCAGCGTATAAAAGCGGATGGCGAGTGCAGATGCACTTTCATCTCAAATTACAGGAGACAGACGAAGAGATACTATGGAAAATACGCAATACACTTAACTGTGGCAACGTATATTTTCAAAAAGAACAACGAAAAAACCATACTCAGTGTTATCGATATACCGTTAGTGCTTGGAAAGACATAGAATCAACATTGATTCCTTTCTTTAAAAAGCACCAACTACAAACTGCATCGAAACGCAAAAACTTTACTCTTTTCTGTCAAATAGCAGATCTTGTTTCGCAAGGTAAGCATTTGACTCCAAAAGGTATAGAAAAGATTCGTACTCTTAAGCAAAGTATGAATAAGCGAACTATTGGACTCGCGTAG
- the secF gene encoding protein translocase subunit SecF: protein MMLIVTYRKIFFALSAVIVAAAIGSIAVFGLNFGIEFTGGELIETKYAERPAKTVVEAQLNELELGAYSLRAAGDDEFILRVRPLEEAERDAVFAAVTQVGLPAQAGESVGLPAQTGTIERFNSIGPTIGTELRNKAWIAMLAVVLAIIVFIAVAFRKVSEPVSSWKYGFIAIIALLHDVIVPAGLFAALGYFFGAEVDVLFVMALLAILGYSVNDTIVVFDRVRENLRENEEKNRREDFELTVGKSLNQTYMRSINTSITTLVVLLALFFIGSEVTQDFALMLIAGVLAGTYSSLFLATPLLVTVQNWQDK from the coding sequence ATCATGTTAATAGTTACATACAGAAAAATATTTTTTGCACTGAGTGCAGTTATCGTTGCTGCAGCCATTGGGTCTATTGCAGTATTCGGCTTGAACTTCGGTATTGAATTTACAGGCGGAGAGCTTATTGAAACAAAGTACGCCGAGCGACCTGCAAAAACAGTTGTTGAGGCACAGCTAAACGAACTTGAGTTAGGTGCATATTCATTGCGTGCTGCGGGCGATGACGAATTCATTCTACGCGTTCGTCCACTTGAGGAAGCTGAACGAGATGCAGTGTTCGCCGCTGTGACACAGGTAGGCCTGCCTGCGCAGGCAGGGGAAAGCGTAGGCCTGCCTGCGCAGACAGGAACAATCGAACGCTTTAACTCTATTGGCCCTACCATTGGTACTGAACTTCGAAACAAAGCATGGATTGCCATGCTTGCTGTGGTCCTCGCAATTATCGTGTTCATAGCAGTTGCGTTCCGAAAAGTAAGTGAGCCAGTCAGTTCATGGAAGTACGGCTTCATCGCCATTATCGCATTGTTACACGACGTTATCGTACCTGCGGGGCTCTTTGCTGCTCTCGGGTACTTCTTTGGGGCAGAGGTAGATGTACTCTTTGTGATGGCACTTCTGGCTATTCTGGGGTACTCAGTAAACGATACCATTGTAGTATTCGATCGTGTACGCGAAAACCTACGTGAAAACGAAGAGAAAAATCGCCGTGAAGATTTCGAACTCACTGTTGGTAAATCTTTGAACCAGACCTACATGCGAAGTATTAACACCTCAATCACTACTCTTGTTGTGTTGCTGGCACTATTCTTCATTGGTTCAGAAGTAACACAAGACTTTGCCCTCATGCTTATCGCAGGAGTCCTTGCAGGTACCTACTCATCACTTTTCCTTGCAACACCACTTCTCGTCACCGTACAAAACTGGCAAGACAAATAA